A single Triticum dicoccoides isolate Atlit2015 ecotype Zavitan chromosome 2A, WEW_v2.0, whole genome shotgun sequence DNA region contains:
- the LOC119357292 gene encoding NAC domain-containing protein 105-like, with protein sequence MLAMDQHQEESCVPPGFRFHPTEEELVGYYLARKVAAQNIDLGIIQEVDLYRTEPWDLQEKCGGGRGGRGTRQVTADEQSSSEWYFFSFKDRKYPSGMRTNRATAAGFWKATGRDKPVTSSRSRSVIGMRKTLVFYRGRAPNGRKTDWIIHEYRLQTSEHGPTQEEGWVVCRAFQKPTPNQRQSYTFPAYATALGLGGYYDARPCLHGQGGNLHYLHSAASTAGAGGLCFPGQSAQYSSEDTLECKKGIFNNIPQLIQSPPPATAFAGCSEAGYDVVQPKLAATGIDWNFLDILFSTSLLPDSSAASAASNLQLPLHQSSLIYE encoded by the exons ATGCTAGCCATGGACCAGCACCAGGAGGAGTCTTGTGTTCCCCCAGGGTTCAGGTTCCACCCCacagaggaggagctggtggggtACTATCTGGCCAGGAAGGTGGCCGCCCAGAATATTGATCTCGGAATCATCCAGGAGGTCGATCTCTACCGGACCGAGCCATGGGACCTCCAAG AGAAGTGTGGCGGCGGCAGGGGAGGACGGGGAACGCGTCAAGTGACCGCGGACGAGCAGTCATCGTCGGAGTGGTACTTCTTCAGCTTCAAGGACCGCAAGTATCCAAGCGGCATGCGCACCAACCGCGCCACGGCGGCCGGATTCTGGAAGGCCACCGGCAGGGACAAGCCGGTGACGTCATCGAGGAGCCGCAGCGTCATTGGCATGAGGAAGACGCTCGTCTTTTACAGGGGCCGCGCCCCCAATGGTAGGAAAACCGACTGGATAATTCACGAGTACCGTCTCCAAACCAGCGAGCACGGCCCCACCCAG GAGGAAGGTTGGGTGGTGTGCAGGGCGTTCCAGAAGCCAACCCCGAACCAGAGGCAATCCTACACGTTCCCAGCATATGCCACTGCTCTGGGCCTCGGGGGCTACTACGATGCGCGGCCCTGCCTACACGGCCAAGGCGGTAACCTCCATTACCTGCATAGCGCTGCTTCCACTGCCGGAGCTGGCGGCCTTTGCTTCCCCGGCCAGAGTGCCCAGTACTCCTCCGAGGACACGCTGGAGTGCAAGAAGGGCATCTTCAACAACATCCCACAGCTCATCCAGAGCCCGCCGCCAGCGACCGCCTTTGCTGGTTGTAGTGAAGCCGGATACGACGTAGTCCAGCCCAAACTAGCAGCGACAGGCATCGACTGGAACTTCCTGGACATCTTGTTTTCAACGTCGCTGCTCCCCGACTCCTCCGCAGCCAGTGCTGCCTCAAACCTTCAGCTTCCCCTACACCAATCATCGCTAATTTATGAGTGA